The DNA sequence GTGATATAATAGCGAAATAATAGTCATATGTCTATAAACAAACATAAGTTAAATAATATAGACTGTGATAATCATAATTTTAAAAAGCAGATTATGATTTGTATATCAACTAAGTTGGTTGTAGCAGTTACTTTACAGGATAGGAGATAGGAGAATGTTTGAGAAGATTGCTTCATTTATAGTAAATAAAAGAAAAGCTTTTCTGGTATTTTTTATTCTTGCCACAGTATTTGGAGTATTTAGTTCATCATGGGTGAAGGTAAGTGAGAAATTATCTGACTATTTACCTCAGACTTCCGAGACAAAGCAAGGACTTGATATAATGGAGGAAAGCTTTACGACTTTTGGAACTGCAAAAGTCATGGTTTACAATGTGGATTATGACAGAGCTTTGGAAGTTTCAAAAGAAATGGAGGAGATCAAGGGGGTTTCCAGAGTTGATTTTTATGATAAGACTGATGATGATTATGAAAATAAGGATATTGAAGATTATTATAAAGATTTTTCAGCATTATATACTATAAGCTTTGATGATGTTGAAGATTCAAAATTAGTACAGGAGGCTATAGTTAAGGTGAGAGAATTGGTCTCACCTTATGACAATGTGGTTTATACAACCATTGATAAGGATGACGCTAAAAATTTGAACGAGGATATGAAGGTCATATTTGTCCTTGTAATAATCATAATAATAGCTGTATTATTGTTTACTTCACAAACTTATATGGAAATAATGATTTTCATGCTGACTTTTGGAGTGGCAATCGTTTTAAATATTGGTACCAATTTTATATTTGGAAGGATTTCCTTTGTAACAAAGGCTGTAGGAGTAGTATTGCAGCTTGCACTTGCTATTGATTATGCAATAATACTCTTTCATAGATTTATGGAGGAAAGGAAGGAACATAAACCAAAGCATGCTCTTATAAAAGCACTTGCAAAGGCTATACCTGAAATATCTTCAAGTTCACTTACAACAATGGCAGGTATGGTGGCACTGATGACTATGCAGTTTCAGATAGGTATGGATTTGGGACAGGTATTACTTAAATCTATCATATTCAGTATGTTGGCAGTATTTGCATTTATGCCCGCCCTTATAATGATGTTTGAAAAACAGATTGAAAAATCTATGCATCAAAACTTTGTCCCCAATATAGAATCGATAGGTATGGGAATAATAAAACTCAAAAGAATAATACTTCCTCTGTTTGTGGTTCTTATCGCAGGTGGAATTATACTTTCAAATAAAACAGGATATATATTTGATGTAAACTCTATAGAGTCTGATAAAAAGACTGAATATTTGGATGCAAAAGAAAGAATAGAGGAGCAGTTTGGGAAAAGCAATATAATGGCAATAGTAATTCCAAAGGAGGATTACTTGCGTGAGGCTGCACTTTTAAATGAAGTATCAACTATTCAGGGAGTGAAGAGTGTTACAGGTCTTGCCAATATTGAGGTAGGCAATAATGGTGAATATGTGCTTA is a window from the Lachnoanaerobaculum umeaense genome containing:
- a CDS encoding efflux RND transporter permease subunit, which produces MFEKIASFIVNKRKAFLVFFILATVFGVFSSSWVKVSEKLSDYLPQTSETKQGLDIMEESFTTFGTAKVMVYNVDYDRALEVSKEMEEIKGVSRVDFYDKTDDDYENKDIEDYYKDFSALYTISFDDVEDSKLVQEAIVKVRELVSPYDNVVYTTIDKDDAKNLNEDMKVIFVLVIIIIIAVLLFTSQTYMEIMIFMLTFGVAIVLNIGTNFIFGRISFVTKAVGVVLQLALAIDYAIILFHRFMEERKEHKPKHALIKALAKAIPEISSSSLTTMAGMVALMTMQFQIGMDLGQVLLKSIIFSMLAVFAFMPALIMMFEKQIEKSMHQNFVPNIESIGMGIIKLKRIILPLFVVLIAGGIILSNKTGYIFDVNSIESDKKTEYLDAKERIEEQFGKSNIMAIVIPKEDYLREAALLNEVSTIQGVKSVTGLANIEVGNNGEYVLTDSLNPRELAEVADVDVDLVKAAYRFYALKNEQYGAFMNSIDSYKIPIINMVDFLYEQIEDGGLDIDEDTISDIEDIHKSITDARKQLESEKYSRILLIWDKPLEGKDTFESIDTVRNIAVKYYDEAYVVGDSSSDYDISKSFGGDNLRISIITALLVGVILLFTFQNAALPFILVLTIQGSIWINFSLPYLTGENMFFLSYLIVSSIQMGATIDYAIVITSRYLALREEISDRDTVISRTLNEAFPTIITSGSIMAASGFVIGNITSNPTISSLGKTLGKGVVISMLMVMVVLPVLLYTFDFIIDKTSFSRKINEEENKREDEEENSIITEP